A DNA window from Oculatellaceae cyanobacterium contains the following coding sequences:
- a CDS encoding RNA-binding domain-containing protein, producing MTDPREVFEYPNQHWSFLTAPDDTDFEGQYFDRKEAGRVGQNGCVSSTEMNRVVDQLAECISAFANTNKSGSLLVIGISTRGEVKGISHLSDSQRSRLTNFNEMLCNQAAQAKFFDCQNDFDTPDKICLIYIPYTAQRICETIGNSPRAWRRQGSQNIFLIHDQREQLKRDKKIVDFEQVYCCAYDQRDLDQAVLQEFRRLFLSESHYEYSDDELLYQIGALVRDGVGYNFTNAGLLFFASNPQRVIPASYIRLLRFETTSESINTRGLPTFEKKFSGSITKQIRDLRTFFKESGFFKLYQKRNPEGGGFIEEPEYPYIAVDEAIVNAVAHRDYAIGLPIECESYKDAFIVRNSGRLQQRDRDVPERFSLENTILNSTPRNPKLIEWLKMMRDERGAAFVRALSEGTKRMRDEMTKLNLPAPKYTVSESQTTVILVNNSTEREAALQSTSALPSTEFSNLFPLTFILEEGQNPDINYLNHRYQDIMMALKDALIANGWYIDSFKFSRLVAHRQGVNVPLSKTVDKFVRFYPAYSFQLRQYWGKLYLCLDYNLQVKNVNSLSALLTELNFNEFIGQTAVANWNGWQVGKIISVDNEWTKIYFFDFKQEEKVPNNKVIPNLHKALIERILEQHGIRFDLNRAIKQHSLASEPNAARIRAEKTQAVATDISQAVFPLMLTGMRITLQPSFVSLSRQRDSANPFQVYSLPEPSVEFYRHQESTDIREGITQFGAYDKHPKNIEIIPICSHELRGDMAALINRLKAGKYKYRGAERTFSTRFTYNSIITVHSLHHTFEECKRLLSEHPEWVGNEHLGRIFLVYTPEKGYAADDENSPYYRIKRLLLEKGIPCQMVDTPTIQNPDWKDLNLALNIVAKCGVTPWVLPDAIPDADFFVGLSYTQNGQRGSERLMGYANVFNQYGRWEFYSGNTETFAYDERKKYFKMLIKQTLERLTLSETPSIYFHYSAKFSQEDRKAILDAARSVRPHGTYTFVWLNMNHNVRLYNSRPETDGSLSRGSYVIASPHQIYLSTTGYNPYRKALGTPQMLEINVRTERPLGTPNSEPDLKALAVQVLSLTKLNWGSTDSLCAEPITTKYAGNIAYLTAAFLRQEQSFHLHPTLEKTPWFI from the coding sequence ATGACTGACCCCAGAGAAGTCTTTGAATACCCTAACCAGCACTGGAGCTTTTTGACAGCACCAGATGATACAGACTTTGAGGGTCAGTATTTTGATCGGAAGGAAGCAGGACGAGTTGGACAAAATGGTTGTGTTAGCTCTACTGAAATGAATCGTGTTGTAGACCAGCTCGCAGAGTGCATTTCTGCATTTGCCAATACAAATAAGTCGGGCAGTCTTTTAGTAATTGGTATTTCTACAAGAGGTGAAGTCAAAGGAATCAGCCATCTTTCTGATTCACAAAGGAGTAGACTGACGAACTTCAATGAGATGTTGTGCAACCAAGCTGCTCAAGCCAAATTTTTTGATTGTCAAAATGACTTTGATACTCCTGATAAAATTTGTCTGATATATATCCCATATACAGCCCAGAGAATCTGTGAAACCATAGGAAATTCACCACGCGCTTGGAGAAGACAAGGTTCCCAAAATATTTTTTTGATTCACGATCAACGAGAACAGTTAAAACGGGATAAAAAGATTGTTGATTTTGAGCAAGTCTACTGCTGTGCTTACGACCAGAGGGATCTAGACCAAGCTGTATTGCAAGAATTCCGTCGGTTATTTTTATCAGAAAGTCACTATGAGTACAGTGATGACGAACTCCTCTATCAAATTGGAGCTTTAGTGCGAGATGGAGTGGGATACAATTTTACAAATGCAGGTCTTCTATTTTTTGCTTCAAATCCACAGAGAGTCATCCCAGCATCGTACATTCGATTGCTGCGCTTTGAAACGACTTCTGAAAGCATAAATACTCGTGGATTACCAACTTTTGAAAAAAAGTTTAGCGGGTCAATAACTAAACAAATCCGCGATCTAAGAACTTTCTTTAAAGAGTCTGGATTTTTCAAGCTCTACCAAAAACGAAATCCTGAAGGTGGGGGTTTTATTGAAGAACCAGAGTATCCTTATATCGCCGTTGATGAAGCCATAGTCAATGCTGTGGCTCACCGCGACTATGCGATTGGATTGCCAATTGAATGTGAATCCTACAAGGATGCTTTCATTGTTCGCAATTCAGGTCGTCTTCAACAGAGAGATCGTGATGTTCCGGAACGGTTTTCACTTGAGAATACAATCCTCAATTCTACTCCGCGCAACCCCAAACTCATCGAGTGGTTGAAAATGATGCGCGATGAGCGGGGTGCTGCATTTGTCAGGGCGCTCAGTGAAGGCACTAAGCGAATGCGTGATGAAATGACTAAGCTGAACTTGCCTGCTCCTAAATATACAGTCAGCGAGTCTCAAACTACTGTTATCTTAGTCAATAATTCAACTGAACGGGAAGCAGCACTTCAATCAACTTCTGCACTACCATCTACTGAGTTCTCTAATTTGTTTCCTCTGACTTTTATCTTAGAAGAGGGGCAAAATCCCGATATTAATTACTTAAATCATCGATATCAAGATATCATGATGGCTCTCAAGGATGCCCTTATAGCTAATGGTTGGTATATCGATAGCTTTAAATTCAGCAGACTGGTAGCACATCGCCAAGGGGTTAATGTCCCCCTATCTAAAACCGTTGATAAATTTGTCAGATTCTATCCCGCCTATTCATTTCAGTTACGGCAGTACTGGGGAAAGTTATACCTTTGTCTTGATTACAACCTGCAAGTAAAGAATGTTAATTCTTTATCGGCTCTCTTGACCGAATTGAATTTTAACGAGTTCATTGGTCAAACAGCTGTAGCTAACTGGAATGGCTGGCAAGTTGGCAAAATTATTTCAGTGGACAATGAATGGACTAAAATATATTTTTTTGATTTTAAACAGGAAGAAAAAGTTCCTAATAACAAGGTCATTCCCAATCTACATAAAGCATTAATTGAGCGAATTTTAGAGCAACATGGTATTAGGTTTGACCTGAATCGAGCCATCAAACAACATAGCCTAGCTTCTGAACCAAATGCGGCGAGAATCCGCGCAGAAAAGACACAAGCAGTAGCTACAGACATTAGTCAGGCAGTATTCCCCTTAATGTTAACTGGGATGCGTATTACACTTCAACCAAGTTTCGTTTCTTTATCCCGGCAGAGAGATTCTGCAAATCCCTTTCAAGTTTATAGCTTACCTGAACCAAGTGTTGAATTTTATCGCCATCAGGAATCGACAGACATCCGGGAAGGAATTACCCAATTTGGTGCTTATGATAAGCATCCAAAAAATATAGAAATTATTCCAATTTGTTCCCATGAGTTACGTGGGGATATGGCAGCTTTGATTAATAGATTGAAAGCGGGTAAATATAAATATCGAGGTGCAGAAAGAACTTTTAGTACGCGGTTTACCTATAATTCAATTATTACTGTTCATTCATTACATCATACTTTTGAAGAATGCAAACGCTTACTTAGCGAACATCCTGAATGGGTGGGAAACGAGCATTTAGGTCGTATATTTCTTGTATATACGCCTGAAAAGGGTTATGCAGCAGATGATGAGAACTCTCCTTACTACCGAATCAAAAGATTATTGCTTGAAAAGGGTATTCCTTGTCAAATGGTTGACACACCAACCATCCAAAATCCTGACTGGAAAGACTTGAATTTAGCTTTAAATATCGTTGCCAAGTGTGGTGTGACACCTTGGGTTTTACCAGATGCAATTCCTGATGCTGATTTTTTTGTAGGTCTTTCATATACGCAAAATGGGCAGCGTGGGTCTGAGCGTTTAATGGGATATGCTAACGTTTTCAACCAGTATGGAAGGTGGGAATTCTATTCCGGTAATACCGAAACGTTTGCTTATGATGAGCGCAAAAAATATTTTAAAATGTTAATTAAGCAAACATTGGAACGTCTTACTCTGTCTGAAACTCCAAGCATTTATTTTCACTATTCTGCTAAATTCTCACAAGAAGACCGGAAGGCAATTTTAGATGCTGCCCGGAGTGTGCGCCCACACGGAACTTATACATTTGTCTGGCTAAATATGAACCATAATGTTAGGCTGTATAATAGTCGCCCTGAAACTGATGGCAGCCTAAGTCGGGGTAGCTATGTAATTGCGTCTCCACATCAAATTTATCTTTCTACTACAGGCTATAACCCTTATCGGAAGGCACTGGGAACCCCTCAGATGCTTGAGATTAATGTTAGAACGGAACGACCATTAGGAACCCCAAATTCAGAACCAGACCTGAAAGCATTAGCGGTTCAAGTTCTGAGTCTGACTAAACTTAATTGGGGCTCTACTGATTCGCTATGTGCTGAACCCATCACAACTAAATATGCTGGGAATATTGCATACCTTACCGCAGCTTTTCTCAGACAAGAACAATCCTTTCATTTACATCCAACTCTCGAAAAAACACCCTGGTTTATTTAA
- a CDS encoding PD-(D/E)XK nuclease family protein, whose product MGLQLVPAPPLPVASWEEARRIYLLRKAEGVSSQIFLPDDPVLSDAVHAWTVERRREGAEARDEYDGIIGLPLDPTTRVFSASQLTVLGQCPFKWFSHKVLKLVELEEADEELNPGVKGQLYHRSLELAFSKVLDVADLRQAGLAELENAFLQAEQDVKLPNLTAWHTRRGEHIEVLRRAIVQTDFLQPEAEIVCLEQQFESELYGLKVSGRVDRVDRTPQGLVVIDYKTSSTKPLGIKDESGKANLDLQLPLYAHVIQTTLFPEQSVDSAYYYSLSRGKKLYKTKPSEETLQAIAQKVKDYLQTGHYPVEPDIDQNVCKFCPYDLVCRRGNRLNRKGD is encoded by the coding sequence TTGGGTCTCCAGCTTGTACCAGCACCACCGCTACCAGTAGCAAGTTGGGAAGAAGCAAGGCGAATTTATTTACTACGGAAGGCAGAAGGGGTATCAAGCCAGATCTTTTTGCCGGACGATCCAGTTTTATCTGATGCTGTTCACGCTTGGACTGTCGAAAGGCGGCGAGAAGGGGCAGAAGCTAGGGATGAGTATGACGGAATCATCGGTTTACCGCTAGATCCAACAACGCGAGTATTTAGTGCTTCTCAACTCACAGTTTTAGGTCAATGTCCGTTTAAGTGGTTTTCCCATAAAGTATTGAAATTGGTTGAGTTGGAGGAAGCAGATGAAGAGTTAAATCCAGGTGTTAAAGGTCAGCTTTACCACCGCAGTTTAGAGTTAGCGTTTAGCAAAGTTCTAGATGTAGCTGACTTACGTCAGGCTGGATTAGCAGAGTTAGAAAACGCCTTTCTTCAAGCTGAACAAGATGTAAAATTACCAAATCTCACAGCATGGCACACCCGCAGGGGCGAACATATTGAAGTTTTGCGTCGCGCTATCGTGCAGACTGACTTTCTACAACCAGAAGCAGAAATTGTTTGTTTAGAACAGCAGTTTGAGAGCGAATTGTATGGTTTAAAAGTAAGTGGACGAGTGGATCGGGTAGATCGCACTCCGCAAGGTTTAGTTGTAATAGATTACAAAACCAGTTCCACAAAACCTCTGGGAATTAAAGATGAGTCTGGCAAAGCTAATTTAGATTTACAATTGCCGCTTTACGCCCACGTTATACAAACAACTTTGTTTCCAGAACAATCAGTAGATAGTGCTTATTATTACTCTTTGAGCAGGGGTAAAAAACTCTACAAAACTAAACCCAGTGAAGAAACACTGCAAGCGATCGCCCAAAAAGTTAAAGACTACCTCCAAACCGGACATTATCCGGTAGAACCAGATATTGATCAAAATGTCTGCAAGTTTTGTCCCTATGACTTGGTTTGTCGTCGTGGGAACCGTTTAAACCGTAAGGGGGATTAG
- the brxF gene encoding BREX-3 system P-loop-containing protein BrxF — protein MNLTSEQQAAAYANNSVAVTAGAGTGKTHMLAERYIHHLRVDDLSPLEIVSVTFTEKAAAELRSRIRSSVTNQLPERSDLLAELEAAQISTIHALATRICREHPQAANVPPDFTILDELEGALWLDERLEEALDTLPASLYELIPYSLMSAALTILIKDPIVAEISLSQGIGFWSELASKLRQLALFELLTHPDWILACQVLYDYSGQPSDLREQARQQVLDAIAKLQAGEDSISALELLLEIKLRGGSAKKWLNGGFDEVKEAITTLRDNFTKPALKKGLISLTVGESDTQLAAMLPILKEAFGLVQDYLTSAKRHARALDFADLEVSALRALESPEIRSYYAQRWKAFLVDEFQDTNPVQGKILQSLTQGAVVTIVGDVKQSIYGFRRADVLVFQAWRDRILAEGGNEVILSTSFRTHQLLVQDINQIFTLVLGELHQDLQADRTQSPHSLPSIRVRVVEGDSGANKILRQRVEAKHIAELLQEMLNTQTLVHDKKTDSLRPIVPGDIAILSRTWDSLQFYGEALESMGIPVALAGGGSLMETREAKDAWTLLRFLADPHDDLALVAVLRSPFFAINDRILFTIVQNQEAGVKSPIEWWSRLKTANISQLSRPIEVLTQLLRDRHIEPPTRLLQLADRLTGYTAVIANLPGAERRQADWRGFLELVRKLEHGNSDVFDVVRRLKRLTASDVEIPRLPLQAENAVALMTIHAAKGLEWSVVVVPDLTRSQPANTDVVYFDPTYGVAMKLADENGEAQKPVLFVYLEYLRKQREEAEARRVLYVALTRARDQLILTATDPSKVGGLDQLLPGLELAGIPIETIPFDSESAQPPILPTPVLPPEPPRLLLDAVGSGLFELPVTALSEYARCPKRFQFRFIDGHPGIGTGVATAQRIGTLVHKALERDIRDADTLAAFDLSVGRELIDEAIALAQRFDLSPFFAPFQEIQAQREQPVTLNIGRLRLNGVVDLLGADWVLDFKTDQEMIPDHHRFQLWAYAQATGRATAHIAYLRHDQLHTFSVAELAATEVEAQTLVQSISDGHYPAAPSSLNCACCSYAELCQECYQDDQAETSVQDAEGMQELIQGENTLLSTLQTSEFIDGDFVPPSVSQPLLSPRVELLCSEIASHIEQAQQMYYRLIVVVNDDATEVIDFRQVSKASDGRCININLELSQRLLELTQRQRSLKVARLLLNILGNAEDNILFLDHLEILFDPSLQLKPLKCLQDLARNRTIVALWNGRWENNHLIYAEPGHPEYCRYPKGDFLVVIPGQAENK, from the coding sequence ATGAATTTAACTTCAGAACAGCAAGCTGCTGCTTATGCCAATAATAGCGTTGCGGTTACGGCGGGAGCGGGAACAGGCAAAACTCATATGCTGGCGGAACGCTACATTCACCATTTGCGGGTAGACGACCTTTCGCCTTTGGAAATAGTATCAGTTACTTTTACAGAGAAAGCGGCGGCTGAATTGCGATCGCGCATTCGCTCTTCAGTGACAAATCAGTTACCAGAACGAAGCGATTTACTAGCAGAACTAGAAGCGGCGCAGATTAGTACGATTCACGCTTTGGCTACTCGGATTTGTCGTGAACATCCACAAGCAGCTAACGTACCGCCAGATTTTACAATTTTGGATGAATTAGAGGGGGCGTTGTGGTTAGATGAACGCTTAGAAGAGGCATTAGATACTCTACCCGCTTCTTTGTATGAGCTAATTCCTTACTCCTTAATGTCAGCAGCATTAACGATTTTGATTAAAGATCCGATTGTAGCTGAGATTTCGCTATCTCAAGGAATTGGATTTTGGTCTGAATTGGCAAGTAAGTTAAGACAACTGGCATTGTTTGAGCTATTAACTCATCCTGATTGGATATTGGCCTGTCAAGTTTTGTATGACTATTCCGGGCAACCTAGCGATCTAAGGGAACAAGCACGGCAACAAGTGCTCGATGCTATAGCTAAACTTCAAGCAGGAGAAGATTCAATCTCGGCTTTAGAGTTATTGTTAGAAATCAAACTGCGTGGAGGCAGTGCTAAAAAATGGTTAAATGGTGGGTTTGATGAAGTTAAAGAAGCGATTACTACTCTTAGGGATAATTTTACTAAACCTGCCTTGAAAAAAGGCTTAATTTCCCTAACTGTTGGGGAAAGTGATACACAGTTAGCGGCAATGCTTCCAATATTAAAGGAAGCTTTTGGCTTAGTACAAGATTACCTTACCAGTGCTAAACGTCACGCTAGGGCGTTGGATTTTGCCGACCTAGAAGTTAGTGCTTTGAGAGCATTAGAATCACCCGAAATCAGGTCTTACTACGCTCAAAGATGGAAAGCATTTTTAGTTGATGAATTTCAAGATACTAACCCCGTTCAAGGTAAAATTCTTCAGTCTTTGACCCAAGGAGCGGTGGTAACTATTGTTGGAGATGTTAAACAATCAATTTATGGTTTCCGACGTGCCGATGTATTAGTATTTCAAGCTTGGCGCGATCGCATTCTGGCAGAAGGTGGTAATGAAGTTATTTTAAGCACCAGTTTTCGCACTCATCAATTGTTAGTGCAAGATATCAATCAGATCTTTACCTTAGTTTTAGGTGAACTACACCAAGACTTGCAAGCTGATCGCACTCAATCTCCTCACTCTCTTCCGTCAATTCGAGTTCGTGTAGTGGAGGGAGATTCCGGTGCCAATAAAATTTTACGACAACGGGTAGAAGCTAAACACATCGCTGAGTTGCTTCAGGAAATGCTTAATACCCAAACTCTAGTCCACGATAAAAAAACGGATAGTTTACGTCCTATAGTCCCAGGAGATATTGCTATTCTTTCTCGCACTTGGGATTCTCTACAATTTTACGGCGAAGCTTTAGAAAGTATGGGAATTCCGGTAGCATTAGCGGGCGGCGGTAGCTTGATGGAGACGCGGGAAGCTAAGGATGCTTGGACGTTATTACGCTTTTTAGCCGATCCTCATGACGATCTAGCTTTAGTTGCAGTGCTGCGGAGTCCGTTTTTTGCGATTAACGATCGCATTCTATTTACTATTGTCCAAAACCAAGAAGCGGGAGTGAAGTCTCCAATTGAATGGTGGTCGAGGTTGAAAACAGCTAATATTTCCCAATTAAGCCGCCCCATTGAAGTTTTAACTCAACTATTGCGCGATCGCCACATTGAACCCCCCACTCGTCTTTTACAACTAGCAGACCGATTGACTGGTTATACAGCAGTCATTGCTAATTTACCAGGAGCAGAGCGACGACAAGCAGACTGGCGCGGATTCTTGGAACTGGTAAGAAAGCTCGAACATGGTAACAGTGATGTTTTTGACGTGGTGCGACGGCTCAAACGTTTAACAGCATCCGATGTAGAAATACCCCGCCTCCCTCTTCAGGCAGAAAACGCGGTTGCTTTAATGACTATCCATGCGGCTAAAGGTTTAGAGTGGTCAGTTGTGGTAGTACCTGACTTAACACGTTCTCAGCCAGCTAACACTGATGTGGTCTACTTCGATCCCACCTACGGGGTAGCGATGAAATTAGCAGATGAGAATGGAGAGGCGCAAAAGCCAGTTTTATTTGTGTACCTGGAGTATCTGCGAAAGCAACGAGAAGAGGCAGAGGCGCGACGAGTGCTATATGTAGCTTTAACTCGCGCCCGCGACCAATTAATTTTAACTGCAACCGACCCCAGCAAGGTAGGGGGACTAGACCAACTGCTACCCGGTCTAGAACTAGCTGGAATTCCGATAGAAACAATTCCTTTTGACTCAGAATCTGCTCAACCGCCCATCCTGCCTACACCAGTTTTACCGCCAGAACCTCCTCGCTTGCTACTTGATGCGGTAGGTTCGGGTTTGTTTGAATTGCCTGTAACTGCCTTGAGTGAATACGCCCGTTGTCCTAAACGATTTCAATTTCGCTTTATTGATGGTCATCCTGGTATAGGGACAGGAGTAGCGACAGCCCAACGGATAGGAACTTTGGTTCACAAAGCACTGGAACGTGATATCAGGGATGCAGACACACTAGCCGCTTTTGATTTAAGTGTAGGTCGAGAGTTGATAGACGAAGCGATCGCATTAGCCCAGCGTTTCGATTTATCTCCCTTTTTTGCACCTTTTCAGGAAATACAGGCACAACGAGAACAGCCTGTAACTTTAAATATTGGGCGGTTAAGGTTGAATGGAGTTGTGGATTTGTTGGGTGCAGATTGGGTACTCGATTTTAAAACTGACCAAGAGATGATTCCAGATCATCATCGCTTTCAACTTTGGGCTTATGCTCAAGCAACGGGACGGGCAACTGCTCATATTGCTTATCTGCGTCACGATCAGTTGCATACCTTTAGTGTTGCTGAGTTAGCAGCAACAGAGGTCGAAGCTCAAACTTTAGTACAGTCGATTTCTGATGGGCATTACCCAGCCGCTCCCTCTAGTTTAAATTGTGCTTGCTGTTCTTATGCCGAGCTTTGTCAAGAATGCTATCAGGATGATCAAGCAGAAACCAGCGTACAGGATGCAGAAGGGATGCAAGAGTTAATTCAGGGAGAAAATACGTTGTTATCTACTCTTCAGACCTCCGAATTTATTGATGGGGATTTTGTTCCGCCTTCAGTTTCTCAACCTTTGCTTTCTCCTAGAGTAGAGTTACTATGCTCTGAGATAGCCAGTCATATCGAACAAGCCCAGCAAATGTACTATCGTCTGATAGTTGTTGTCAATGATGATGCCACTGAAGTGATTGACTTTCGCCAGGTTAGTAAGGCTAGTGACGGTCGATGCATCAATATTAATCTGGAATTGAGCCAAAGGCTGTTAGAGTTAACTCAAAGGCAGCGATCGCTGAAAGTAGCTCGACTATTGTTAAATATCCTGGGGAATGCTGAAGATAATATCTTGTTTTTGGATCATTTAGAAATTCTCTTTGATCCTTCACTTCAGCTAAAACCTCTAAAGTGTCTTCAGGATTTAGCCCGCAACCGTACAATTGTTGCTTTATGGAACGGTAGATGGGAAAACAATCACCTAATTTATGCCGAACCTGGACACCCAGAATATTGCCGCTATCCCAAAGGTGATTTTTTAGTAGTCATTCCAGGTCAAGCTGAAAACAAATAG